A window from Nitrospirota bacterium encodes these proteins:
- the hemA gene encoding glutamyl-tRNA reductase, with translation MNIIVVGLSHKTAPIEIRERLAVPESRMGEALSRLCSYPGIKEGILLSTCNRVEVYAVVEEIESGYSRVQEFLADTHLSLSSEQLTPHLYWHAGDKAIAHLFRVAASLDSMIVGESQILGQLKDAFEIALTHKTTGLILNKVVKKAISVAKRVRTETKIAEMAVSVSYAAVELAKKIFSNLSEKTVLLVGAGEMAKLAARHLMAHGVHQVRITTRSPHAAMDLAGRFNATPIPFEEFRDDMATADIVLVSTGASHYLIGAEDVQRAVRQRMNRPMFLIDISVPRNIDPAVRHIDNAFLFDIDDLKMRVEQNREERLQEAEKAERMVAEEVVVLRQWLKSLEVTPTIVALRTRTEEIKRAELEKTLGRLGHLSNQQRELVESLASAIVNKLIHGAMVTLKAEANSSGGAAFVEAARRFFNLDEAPTGQSDDSNRNGRCDRLAPLAIPAPMPEPFVTEEATEASREQAGEKR, from the coding sequence ATGAACATCATCGTCGTAGGGCTCAGTCACAAAACAGCCCCGATTGAAATCCGCGAGCGACTGGCGGTTCCGGAAAGTCGGATGGGCGAAGCGCTCAGCCGCCTGTGTTCATACCCGGGGATCAAAGAAGGCATCCTTCTCTCCACCTGCAACCGCGTCGAGGTCTACGCGGTGGTTGAGGAGATCGAGTCCGGTTACAGCCGGGTGCAGGAATTTCTCGCCGACACCCATCTGTCCCTCTCCTCGGAACAGTTGACCCCTCATCTCTATTGGCACGCGGGAGACAAGGCCATCGCGCACCTGTTCCGCGTCGCCGCCAGCCTGGATTCGATGATCGTCGGGGAGTCCCAGATTCTGGGGCAATTGAAAGACGCCTTCGAGATCGCCCTCACGCACAAAACGACGGGATTGATCCTGAACAAGGTCGTAAAAAAAGCCATCTCCGTCGCCAAGCGCGTGCGGACCGAAACCAAGATTGCGGAGATGGCCGTCTCTGTGAGTTACGCAGCCGTGGAATTGGCCAAGAAGATTTTCTCGAATCTCAGCGAAAAAACCGTTCTGCTGGTGGGGGCCGGAGAAATGGCGAAGCTGGCGGCGCGACATCTGATGGCCCACGGTGTCCACCAGGTCCGGATCACCACGCGCAGTCCTCACGCCGCGATGGACCTGGCCGGTCGGTTCAACGCGACTCCCATTCCCTTTGAGGAGTTCCGGGACGACATGGCCACGGCGGACATCGTGCTCGTCTCGACGGGGGCGTCGCATTATTTGATCGGCGCCGAAGACGTGCAACGGGCCGTCCGCCAGCGGATGAACCGGCCCATGTTTCTGATCGACATTTCCGTCCCGCGGAACATCGATCCGGCGGTCCGACACATCGACAACGCCTTTCTGTTCGACATCGACGACCTCAAAATGAGGGTCGAACAGAACCGGGAGGAACGACTGCAGGAAGCGGAAAAAGCCGAGCGGATGGTGGCGGAGGAAGTTGTCGTCCTGCGGCAATGGCTCAAGTCCTTGGAAGTCACCCCGACGATCGTCGCCCTCCGCACCCGAACAGAGGAGATCAAGCGCGCAGAACTGGAGAAGACTTTGGGCCGGTTGGGACATCTTTCGAACCAGCAGCGGGAGTTGGTGGAAAGTTTGGCGTCGGCTATCGTGAACAAACTCATTCACGGGGCCATGGTGACCCTCAAAGCCGAAGCCAATTCGTCTGGCGGGGCCGCGTTCGTCGAGGCGGCCCGGCGGTTCTTCAACCTGGACGAGGCACCGACGGGCCAATCGGACGACTCGAACCGCAACGGCAGGTGTGACCGCCTCGCCCCGCTCGCGATTCCGGCTCCGATGCCGGAGCCTTTTGTGACCGAAGAAGCGACAGAGGCTTCAAGGGAGCAGGCGGGAGAAAAGAGATAG
- the argC gene encoding N-acetyl-gamma-glutamyl-phosphate reductase, with protein MQPSRGKIRAAVVGASGYTGVELVRLVSGHPQLELTVVTSEKSAGFPISAVFPSLASIVPLCFEALEPDAVADRADVVLFALPHTKSLMPVATCLAAGKKVVDLSADYRLKDPAIYEAWYQTSHPHKELLAEAVYGLPELHRAEIQRARLVASPGCYPTAAILQLAPLVANRLVQPDSIVIDAKSGISGAGRSSALPYHFPEAHESLEPYKIGQHRHIPEIEQELLTLMTGRGRGTDGQAWTAPSLRVMFTPHLVPMNRGILSTAYCRLSRTVEIAELRALYRDFFKGERFIRLCEDSMPNPRYVRGSNFCDIGVFVDTRAGWIVTVAALDNLVKGAAGQAIQAFNLMMGWPEDLGLTAPGVFP; from the coding sequence GTGCAGCCTTCGCGAGGAAAGATCAGAGCGGCGGTGGTCGGTGCAAGCGGATACACGGGCGTCGAGCTTGTGCGCCTTGTTTCCGGACACCCGCAGTTGGAACTGACGGTGGTGACGTCGGAGAAATCGGCCGGCTTCCCGATCTCGGCCGTGTTCCCGAGCTTGGCCTCCATTGTTCCGCTATGCTTTGAAGCCCTGGAACCGGACGCCGTCGCCGATCGCGCCGATGTGGTCCTGTTCGCGCTCCCGCACACGAAGTCACTGATGCCGGTGGCAACGTGCCTGGCCGCCGGCAAGAAGGTCGTGGATTTGAGCGCCGATTACCGGCTCAAGGATCCCGCCATCTACGAAGCCTGGTACCAGACGTCTCATCCCCACAAGGAGTTGCTGGCCGAAGCGGTGTACGGGCTGCCGGAGCTGCACCGAGCGGAAATCCAACGGGCGCGTCTAGTCGCTTCCCCCGGCTGCTATCCGACCGCCGCGATCCTCCAGTTGGCGCCGCTCGTCGCCAACAGGCTGGTTCAACCGGACAGCATCGTGATCGACGCCAAGTCGGGGATCTCGGGAGCCGGCCGCAGCTCGGCCCTGCCCTATCATTTTCCGGAAGCGCACGAATCGTTGGAACCCTATAAGATCGGCCAGCACCGGCACATTCCCGAGATCGAGCAGGAACTCCTGACCCTCATGACCGGCCGAGGTCGAGGAACAGACGGACAAGCCTGGACCGCGCCATCGCTTCGTGTGATGTTCACTCCGCATCTTGTCCCCATGAATCGCGGAATCCTGAGCACGGCTTATTGCCGGCTCTCCCGCACGGTCGAGATCGCCGAACTGCGGGCGCTCTATCGGGATTTTTTCAAGGGCGAGCGGTTCATCCGCCTGTGCGAGGACTCCATGCCCAACCCTCGATACGTCCGCGGTTCCAATTTCTGCGATATCGGCGTCTTCGTCGACACGCGGGCCGGCTGGATCGTCACGGTAGCCGCATTGGACAACCTCGTGAAGGGCGCGGCGGGTCAAGCGATCCAGGCGTTCAACCTGATGATGGGTTGGCCGGAGGATCTGGGCCTTACCGCCCCGGGAGTCTTTCCATGA
- the hemC gene encoding hydroxymethylbilane synthase produces the protein MTAPDAGFGIRREGNGRTAVANGRRGSLVLGTRGSKLAIRQSEWVQAQLKEIAPDVSVSLKRIQTSGDKILDVALAAIGGKGLFVKEIEEALLRGEIDLAVHSMKDVPTLLPQGLAIVCVPMREDPRDVLISRNGHALSQLPAGARVGTSSLRRQAQLLHYRPDLKIEVLRGNLDTRLRKLREGRFDAIVLASAGLRRLQWTESATEVLPTEVCLPAIGQGALGIEGRCDDVFVRELLAPLNHPPSRTAVLAERALLHRLEGGCQVPIAAHATLEGDTLVLDGLIAGVDGRDLIRDVVRGPASEPERLGVRLAERLLAGGGDKILDSIYGGVRRRDA, from the coding sequence ATGACTGCACCGGATGCCGGTTTCGGCATCCGGCGTGAGGGGAACGGGAGAACGGCGGTGGCGAACGGCAGGCGCGGCTCGCTGGTGCTTGGAACCCGAGGAAGCAAGCTGGCCATTCGACAGAGCGAATGGGTCCAGGCGCAGTTGAAGGAGATTGCGCCGGATGTATCGGTGTCGCTCAAGCGGATTCAGACCTCCGGAGACAAGATACTCGATGTGGCGCTCGCCGCGATCGGCGGCAAGGGACTCTTCGTCAAGGAGATCGAAGAGGCGCTCCTGCGCGGCGAGATCGATCTAGCGGTTCACAGCATGAAGGACGTGCCGACACTGCTGCCGCAGGGCCTTGCCATTGTGTGCGTGCCCATGCGGGAGGACCCCCGTGACGTCCTGATCAGTCGGAACGGCCACGCGCTGTCTCAGTTGCCGGCCGGGGCCCGGGTCGGGACCAGCAGCCTGCGTCGACAAGCCCAATTGCTCCATTACCGACCGGACCTCAAAATCGAGGTGTTGCGGGGCAATCTGGATACCCGATTGAGAAAGCTGCGTGAGGGCCGGTTCGACGCCATCGTGCTCGCGTCAGCCGGACTCAGACGGCTTCAATGGACGGAGAGCGCAACCGAGGTCCTGCCGACGGAGGTCTGCCTCCCGGCGATCGGTCAGGGGGCCTTGGGTATCGAAGGACGCTGCGACGATGTCTTCGTCCGGGAACTCCTCGCTCCGCTGAATCATCCGCCCTCCCGAACGGCCGTCCTGGCGGAGCGGGCACTCTTGCACCGGCTGGAAGGCGGATGCCAGGTGCCCATTGCCGCCCATGCGACGTTGGAAGGGGACACGCTGGTGCTCGACGGTTTGATCGCCGGCGTCGACGGCCGGGACTTGATCCGGGATGTCGTCCGGGGTCCGGCGTCGGAGCCAGAACGTTTGGGCGTGCGGCTTGCTGAACGGCTTCTGGCCGGGGGCGGGGATAAGATTCTGGATTCGATCTACGGAGGGGTTCGACGCCGTGACGCCTAA
- the rsmI gene encoding 16S rRNA (cytidine(1402)-2'-O)-methyltransferase: MQKKRAALELRIISTPKDESQERVSNGTRKHVAAPVGSLYVVGMPIGNHEDITLRALKVLKNVSLVAAEDTLVIRALLDRYAIETTLTSYHRGNCEDKIPVLIERLHKGQSIALVADAGTPVIFDPGCLLVARAVEAGIRVVPIPGPSAATTALSVSGFSGDSFSFHGQVPIRNLPRRRFFEARRSDDRALVLYAPVRSLRSILETIRSILGERRIFIALDMTKPTERFLRGRVSDLLRRTGWRLLQGEATVVVEGKNPRR; this comes from the coding sequence TTGCAGAAAAAACGGGCGGCTTTAGAATTGCGAATTATATCGACGCCAAAAGATGAGAGTCAAGAAAGGGTCTCCAATGGCACGCGGAAACACGTCGCGGCGCCCGTCGGTTCCTTGTATGTAGTCGGCATGCCGATCGGCAACCACGAGGACATCACGCTCCGCGCGCTGAAGGTGTTGAAGAACGTTTCTTTGGTCGCGGCTGAGGACACGCTCGTTATCCGGGCGTTACTCGATCGCTATGCGATCGAAACGACGCTGACGAGCTATCACCGCGGAAACTGTGAGGACAAAATTCCCGTGCTCATCGAGCGGCTGCACAAAGGTCAGAGCATCGCGCTGGTGGCCGACGCCGGTACACCCGTGATCTTCGATCCTGGCTGCCTCCTGGTCGCCAGAGCGGTCGAGGCCGGCATCCGGGTCGTGCCCATCCCCGGCCCTTCCGCCGCGACCACGGCTCTGTCGGTTTCCGGGTTTTCCGGTGATTCGTTCTCGTTTCACGGTCAGGTCCCCATAAGGAACCTTCCGCGTCGGCGATTTTTCGAGGCCCGACGCAGCGACGATCGCGCCCTGGTGCTGTACGCGCCCGTGAGGTCCCTTCGATCGATTCTGGAGACGATCCGGTCGATCCTCGGTGAGCGGCGGATCTTCATCGCCCTGGATATGACGAAGCCCACTGAACGGTTTCTACGCGGCCGAGTCTCCGACTTGCTTCGTCGAACAGGCTGGAGGCTCCTGCAGGGCGAAGCGACTGTCGTCGTTGAAGGAAAGAATCCGCGGAGATGA
- the rpsB gene encoding 30S ribosomal protein S2, whose protein sequence is MGVVTIKDLLEAGVHFGHQTNRWNPKMKRFLFGERNGIYIIDLQQTLERLQQAYAFVRDTVAAGESVLFVGTKRQAAEILEEEAKRAGMFYVNQRWLGGMLTNFQTIRRSIDKLKKMEATLADTAHQTLTKKELNQMQKEKVKLEKYLSGIKNMKELPGCVFVLDTRVERIAVQEANRLSIPVVAIVDTNCDPDDIDYPIPGNDDAIRSIKLITSRIADACIEGAHLRAQREESEFAEPAVVEKRAEGRPMPAALESVQTAS, encoded by the coding sequence ATGGGAGTGGTAACCATCAAAGATCTCTTGGAAGCGGGCGTGCATTTCGGGCACCAGACCAACCGCTGGAACCCGAAAATGAAGAGGTTTCTCTTCGGAGAACGAAACGGGATTTATATCATCGACTTGCAGCAGACGTTGGAACGGCTGCAACAGGCCTATGCCTTCGTCCGCGACACCGTGGCGGCCGGCGAGTCGGTCCTCTTCGTCGGCACCAAACGCCAGGCGGCGGAGATTCTCGAAGAGGAAGCCAAGCGCGCCGGCATGTTCTATGTCAACCAGCGTTGGCTGGGCGGCATGCTCACCAATTTTCAGACCATCCGCCGCAGCATCGACAAGCTCAAGAAAATGGAGGCGACGCTGGCGGACACCGCGCATCAGACCCTGACGAAGAAAGAGTTGAATCAGATGCAGAAGGAGAAGGTCAAGCTCGAGAAGTACCTCTCCGGCATCAAGAACATGAAGGAGTTACCGGGCTGCGTGTTTGTGCTCGACACCCGCGTCGAGCGCATCGCCGTCCAGGAGGCGAACCGGCTCAGTATCCCGGTGGTCGCGATCGTCGACACGAACTGCGATCCCGACGATATCGACTACCCCATTCCCGGCAACGACGACGCGATCCGATCGATCAAGCTGATCACCTCGCGCATCGCCGACGCCTGCATCGAAGGCGCCCACCTCCGCGCGCAACGCGAAGAGAGCGAGTTCGCCGAACCCGCCGTCGTCGAGAAACGCGCGGAAGGCAGGCCGATGCCGGCGGCCCTGGAAAGCGTTCAGACCGCGTCGTGA
- a CDS encoding Fe(2+)-trafficking protein produces the protein MTAVQCVTCGQQGEAITDPLFMGKLEAEIKAKVCKSCWKKWESMRVMVINEYQVNLGEESGRELVKKQMRAFLKLGEPVDTSKLDQNYRPPQ, from the coding sequence ATGACGGCTGTTCAATGCGTGACATGTGGGCAACAGGGAGAGGCCATCACTGATCCGCTTTTCATGGGAAAGCTGGAGGCGGAGATCAAAGCAAAGGTCTGCAAGAGCTGCTGGAAAAAATGGGAAAGCATGAGGGTGATGGTGATCAATGAATATCAGGTGAACCTGGGTGAGGAAAGCGGCCGCGAGTTGGTCAAAAAGCAGATGCGAGCGTTTTTGAAACTCGGCGAGCCGGTCGACACTTCCAAGCTGGATCAAAATTACCGTCCTCCGCAATAA
- the tsf gene encoding translation elongation factor Ts, whose translation MAGVSTLVKELREKTGAGILDCQKALSETGNDVEKAIDYLRQKGLAAAQKKAGRETNQGLIHAYIHGGGKIGVLIEVNCETDFVARNEEFKAFVNDLALQIAASDPWYVRREDVPADVIEKEKSIYEAQAKEMGKPQAAWAKIVEGKLEKFYQQRCLLEQEFIKDSTVTIKDLLAQKIAKIGENMNIRRFTRYQLGQA comes from the coding sequence ATGGCTGGCGTGAGCACTTTGGTCAAAGAACTTCGCGAAAAAACCGGGGCCGGTATTCTGGATTGTCAGAAGGCTCTCTCCGAAACCGGGAACGACGTCGAAAAGGCGATCGACTATCTGCGGCAGAAAGGGTTGGCCGCCGCGCAGAAGAAGGCGGGGCGGGAGACCAACCAGGGGCTGATCCACGCCTACATTCACGGAGGCGGCAAGATCGGCGTGTTGATCGAAGTCAACTGCGAGACGGACTTTGTCGCGCGCAACGAAGAGTTCAAAGCCTTCGTGAACGACCTCGCCCTCCAAATCGCCGCGTCGGACCCCTGGTATGTCAGGCGGGAAGACGTACCGGCCGACGTCATCGAGAAGGAAAAGAGCATTTATGAGGCGCAGGCGAAGGAAATGGGCAAGCCGCAGGCCGCCTGGGCCAAGATCGTGGAAGGCAAGCTGGAGAAGTTCTACCAGCAGCGCTGCCTGCTCGAGCAGGAATTCATCAAGGATTCTACCGTCACCATCAAGGACCTGCTGGCGCAAAAGATCGCCAAGATCGGCGAGAATATGAACATCCGTCGATTCACGCGCTATCAATTAGGCCAAGCATGA
- the rpsI gene encoding 30S ribosomal protein S9, producing MAVMTEYATGKRKCAIARAWVAAAPGEITINEKPLEKAFPRLTLQHVIQHPLELTGLTGKYSVQATVHGGGPTGQAGALRHAIAKALVTMNPALREPLKKEGLLTRDSRVKERKKYGQKGARKRFQYSKR from the coding sequence ATGGCAGTGATGACGGAATATGCCACCGGCAAGCGGAAATGTGCCATTGCACGAGCATGGGTGGCCGCAGCACCCGGCGAGATCACGATCAACGAGAAGCCGTTGGAGAAAGCGTTTCCTCGGCTGACTTTGCAGCATGTGATCCAGCACCCTCTGGAGCTGACCGGATTGACGGGGAAGTATTCGGTTCAGGCGACAGTCCACGGGGGCGGACCGACCGGTCAAGCTGGAGCCCTGCGGCATGCGATCGCCAAGGCACTGGTGACGATGAATCCGGCGCTTCGCGAACCGCTCAAGAAAGAAGGATTGTTGACGCGCGACTCGCGCGTTAAAGAGCGGAAAAAGTACGGCCAGAAAGGGGCGCGGAAGCGTTTCCAATACTCAAAGCGATAA
- a CDS encoding sulfurtransferase TusA family protein — translation MNQQQGISHVQPDAELDLRGVICPYNFVKTKLKLEAMEPGQVLAVILDDGEPIRNVPRSVKDDGHTVLGQEPLEQSFRVIIRKRMNE, via the coding sequence ATGAACCAGCAACAGGGAATATCGCACGTTCAGCCGGATGCGGAGTTGGATCTCCGTGGAGTCATTTGTCCTTACAACTTTGTGAAGACCAAACTCAAGCTTGAGGCGATGGAGCCAGGACAGGTGTTGGCGGTGATTCTGGACGACGGCGAGCCGATCCGTAACGTACCGCGCAGCGTGAAGGACGACGGCCATACTGTCTTGGGCCAGGAACCATTGGAGCAGTCCTTTCGCGTCATCATTAGAAAACGAATGAACGAGTAG
- a CDS encoding bifunctional nuclease family protein, whose product MEQKDTGDLIELKVLRIVPDPNTETQIVILQNDRHTDVLPIWVGAAEGNAIRLALEGVVTPRPMSHDLMKSFVDHLNVRVQCVVVTDVKDRTYFATIHLASKGVERTLDARPSDAIALALRTHSPIYVTEDVLRRRSGGNLDAWLAKFETRNFGAQEA is encoded by the coding sequence ATGGAACAGAAAGACACAGGTGATCTCATCGAACTGAAAGTGCTCAGGATCGTGCCGGATCCCAACACCGAGACGCAGATCGTGATACTCCAGAACGATCGACACACCGACGTGCTGCCGATCTGGGTCGGCGCGGCCGAAGGCAATGCGATCAGGCTGGCGCTCGAAGGGGTGGTGACGCCCAGGCCGATGAGCCACGACCTCATGAAGAGCTTCGTCGACCATTTGAACGTGCGAGTGCAATGTGTGGTGGTCACCGACGTGAAGGACCGCACATACTTTGCGACGATCCACTTGGCTTCCAAAGGGGTGGAGCGGACACTGGATGCGCGGCCCAGCGACGCCATCGCGCTGGCCCTGAGAACCCATTCCCCGATTTACGTCACCGAGGACGTGCTCAGGCGCCGAAGCGGCGGCAACCTGGATGCGTGGTTGGCCAAATTCGAAACGAGAAATTTCGGCGCGCAGGAAGCGTAG
- the argJ gene encoding bifunctional glutamate N-acetyltransferase/amino-acid acetyltransferase ArgJ → MNSNHVTVVRGGVTAPQGFRAAGIHCGIKNKKAKDLALIVSDQEGPIAGLFTTNQIAAAPVVIDRLHLRQGVGRAIIVNSGNANACTGHEGLAAAEEMAALVAARLGVTREKVFVGSTGVIGQPLPIERIRAGIPLLMRRLRRGGGTEAAQAIMTTDLKVKQVAVKGTIGGRTVTVGGMAKGSGMIHPDMATMLAYLTTDARITQPSLQLALRAAVDQSFNCISVDGDTSTNDTVLCLANGLAGNTIIEADTSDARLFQRLLDAACLSLALQVCRDGEGVTKVVQIIVSGARADEDARRVAQTIATSCLVKTALFGEDANWGRIMAAIGRSGVPLDPEQITLAFDGVTMVKAGVGSGAQVERRIERIFRRKEFTISVDLGLGHGSARLWTTDLSYDYVKINASYRS, encoded by the coding sequence ATGAATTCCAATCACGTGACAGTCGTTCGAGGCGGCGTCACCGCTCCGCAGGGATTTCGGGCCGCCGGGATCCACTGCGGGATCAAGAACAAAAAAGCCAAAGATCTCGCCCTCATCGTTTCCGATCAGGAGGGGCCGATCGCAGGGCTCTTCACGACCAACCAGATCGCCGCGGCGCCGGTGGTGATCGACCGGCTGCATCTCCGGCAAGGAGTCGGCCGCGCCATCATCGTGAACAGCGGGAATGCCAACGCCTGCACCGGTCACGAAGGTCTCGCCGCGGCGGAAGAGATGGCGGCGCTGGTAGCCGCTCGGCTGGGCGTCACGCGCGAGAAGGTCTTCGTGGGCTCGACGGGTGTGATCGGGCAACCGCTGCCGATCGAGCGCATCCGAGCCGGCATTCCCCTGTTGATGAGACGCCTGCGCCGAGGCGGCGGCACCGAAGCCGCTCAGGCCATTATGACGACCGATCTCAAGGTCAAGCAAGTCGCCGTGAAAGGGACGATCGGCGGGAGAACGGTCACCGTCGGCGGCATGGCCAAGGGCTCCGGCATGATCCATCCCGACATGGCGACCATGCTGGCCTATCTGACGACCGACGCTCGGATCACGCAACCGAGTCTTCAACTGGCCCTTCGCGCCGCCGTGGATCAATCGTTTAACTGCATTTCGGTGGACGGCGATACCAGCACTAATGACACGGTCCTCTGTCTGGCGAACGGCCTGGCCGGGAACACGATCATCGAGGCTGATACGTCGGACGCGAGACTCTTTCAGCGCCTGCTCGACGCCGCCTGCCTCTCCCTGGCGCTGCAGGTCTGCCGCGACGGGGAAGGGGTGACGAAGGTGGTGCAAATCATCGTTTCGGGAGCCCGAGCCGATGAAGATGCGCGCCGTGTCGCACAGACGATCGCCACGTCCTGCCTGGTCAAGACCGCCCTGTTCGGCGAGGACGCCAACTGGGGACGCATCATGGCGGCCATCGGCCGTTCAGGAGTTCCGCTCGATCCGGAACAGATCACCCTGGCGTTCGACGGGGTCACGATGGTCAAAGCAGGGGTCGGCTCCGGGGCGCAGGTCGAACGGCGCATTGAGAGAATTTTCCGCCGCAAAGAGTTCACCATCTCGGTCGATCTCGGCCTGGGACACGGGAGCGCGCGTCTCTGGACGACCGATTTGTCGTACGACTACGTCAAGATCAACGCCAGCTATCGATCTTGA
- the ccsA gene encoding cytochrome c biogenesis protein CcsA has product MAVVFFMATMVLYFTGTVFFLAYLLRRSEALSKVSLGVTAVGFGTHTFALAMRMIGAGQAPLPSFHEALSFFAWTLVLVFLAVEFRHHIHVLGSFILPLALLSLVSAAVLPEQVPTLKPVLKTLWVHVALSMLGAVGFAVAFVAGVMYLIQDGLLKSKRFNVLYAKLPALDFLDHLNQQSIVFGFPLLTLGIITGAISAGLTKGSYLSWNPEQTWALVTWFFYFVVLLGRLTVGWRAKRAAYLTIIGFAGVILTLVGVVLKGHGPVS; this is encoded by the coding sequence ATGGCGGTCGTCTTCTTCATGGCGACGATGGTGCTCTATTTCACGGGCACTGTCTTCTTTCTTGCCTACCTGTTGCGGCGGTCAGAGGCCCTCTCAAAGGTCTCGCTGGGAGTCACCGCCGTCGGTTTTGGGACCCATACCTTCGCGCTCGCGATGCGGATGATCGGAGCGGGCCAGGCGCCGCTGCCGAGTTTTCATGAGGCGCTGTCTTTTTTCGCCTGGACCCTTGTCCTGGTCTTCCTGGCCGTTGAATTCCGGCATCACATCCACGTTCTCGGGTCTTTTATTCTACCCCTGGCGTTATTGTCTCTCGTGTCGGCCGCCGTCCTGCCGGAACAGGTTCCGACGCTGAAGCCTGTCCTCAAGACCTTGTGGGTCCATGTGGCGCTCAGCATGCTGGGCGCGGTCGGATTCGCGGTCGCGTTCGTCGCCGGCGTAATGTACCTGATTCAGGACGGATTGTTGAAGTCAAAGCGGTTCAATGTCTTGTACGCCAAATTGCCTGCACTGGACTTTTTGGATCATCTCAATCAGCAGTCGATCGTGTTCGGCTTTCCGCTCCTGACGCTGGGCATCATCACGGGAGCGATTTCAGCCGGATTGACGAAGGGTTCCTACCTGAGCTGGAATCCTGAACAGACCTGGGCGCTGGTGACCTGGTTCTTTTACTTTGTCGTGCTCTTGGGCCGCTTGACGGTGGGTTGGCGAGCCAAGCGCGCGGCCTATCTGACCATTATCGGGTTTGCCGGTGTCATCCTGACGTTGGTGGGAGTCGTCCTCAAGGGGCACGGACCGGTTTCCTGA
- a CDS encoding bifunctional nuclease family protein: MITQVRVRGLMFDPYNNAYIVILRDEDNSDMLPIWVGKSEASAISFALENIAAPRPMTHDLMKAFLDLVDAKIISVVITDLNENTYYAKIHLMYEDSEYTIDSRPSDAIALALRANAPIFASEAVIRKQTSEELEQWLENLKPEDFGKYES, translated from the coding sequence GTGATTACGCAGGTCAGAGTTCGGGGGTTGATGTTCGACCCCTATAACAACGCGTATATCGTGATCCTCAGGGACGAAGACAATTCCGACATGTTACCGATTTGGGTCGGGAAGTCGGAGGCCAGCGCCATCAGTTTCGCCCTGGAGAACATTGCCGCGCCGAGACCCATGACGCACGACCTGATGAAGGCGTTTCTGGACTTGGTGGACGCCAAAATTATCAGCGTCGTCATCACCGATCTGAATGAAAACACCTATTACGCTAAGATTCACCTGATGTATGAAGACTCCGAATACACCATCGACTCCAGGCCGAGCGACGCCATCGCCCTGGCGTTGCGCGCTAACGCGCCGATTTTTGCCAGCGAGGCTGTGATCCGCAAGCAGACGTCGGAAGAATTGGAGCAGTGGCTGGAAAATCTCAAACCCGAGGACTTCGGCAAATACGAATCCTGA
- the rplM gene encoding 50S ribosomal protein L13 yields MTTYLEKPTDVKRKWYLVDAEGKTLGRLASRVAILLRGKHKPTFTPHVDTGDHVVVVNADKIRLTGDKFKSKAYIDHTGYPGGLKVLTAEHVHARNPTLLVERAIKGMLPKTPLGKQMGRKLKVYAGTAHPHQAQRPEPINL; encoded by the coding sequence ATGACGACGTATTTGGAGAAACCAACCGACGTCAAACGAAAATGGTATCTGGTGGACGCCGAGGGGAAGACGCTTGGGCGGTTGGCTTCTCGGGTGGCGATCCTCCTGAGAGGGAAGCACAAACCCACGTTCACTCCACACGTGGACACGGGAGACCATGTGGTGGTCGTGAACGCGGACAAAATCCGTTTGACCGGGGACAAGTTCAAGTCGAAGGCATATATCGATCATACCGGCTACCCCGGCGGTCTGAAAGTCCTCACCGCGGAACACGTGCACGCCAGGAATCCCACCCTGTTGGTGGAGAGGGCCATTAAAGGCATGTTGCCGAAAACGCCGCTGGGCAAACAGATGGGAAGAAAACTCAAGGTCTATGCAGGGACAGCGCACCCTCATCAGGCCCAACGTCCGGAACCGATCAACCTGTAA